In Chloroflexota bacterium, the following are encoded in one genomic region:
- a CDS encoding SDR family oxidoreductase, with product MGERLKGKNALVTGAGRGIGKAIALALAEEGANVLVCDLGVAMDGTGADKSPADSTVEECRKLGVRAAAHYGDVSNFKSAEEMVQACVSNFGRIDILCNIAGILRPKMIFNMLEEDWDKVQAVHLKGTWNLCRHACALMRQQKYGRIVNCTSEAYAGTVGHTNYGAAKGGIVSLTYAVAREMGQYGVTCNAFAPRARTRMSVGDTQDQGLQKRIEAGLISEDRLQGMEETRREGADPEYFAPFIAYLASDAAANINGCIFVVSRATIGIWNHPQIARKFTRDWDTADKWSLDELEKLVPQQLLVDYVNPAPTRKQ from the coding sequence CTAGCCGAGGAAGGGGCTAATGTCCTGGTCTGCGACCTCGGTGTGGCTATGGATGGGACAGGAGCTGACAAATCCCCTGCCGACAGCACGGTAGAGGAATGCCGTAAGCTGGGGGTAAGAGCGGCCGCCCATTATGGGGATGTTTCTAACTTCAAGTCCGCTGAGGAAATGGTTCAGGCCTGCGTCAGCAACTTCGGCAGGATAGACATTTTATGTAACATAGCCGGCATACTTAGACCCAAAATGATCTTTAACATGCTGGAGGAAGACTGGGACAAGGTGCAGGCTGTCCACCTCAAGGGAACCTGGAATCTCTGCAGACATGCTTGCGCCTTGATGAGGCAACAAAAGTACGGGCGGATAGTAAACTGTACCTCCGAAGCATATGCTGGAACCGTCGGCCATACCAACTACGGTGCCGCTAAGGGAGGCATCGTCAGCCTGACCTACGCCGTCGCCCGGGAGATGGGACAATACGGAGTGACCTGCAACGCCTTCGCCCCCCGAGCGCGGACAAGAATGAGTGTCGGTGATACTCAGGATCAAGGCCTTCAGAAAAGAATCGAGGCCGGGCTCATCTCGGAGGATCGCCTCCAGGGCATGGAGGAGACCAGAAGGGAAGGCGCTGACCCCGAGTATTTTGCCCCTTTCATAGCCTATTTAGCCAGCGATGCTGCTGCCAATATAAATGGTTGCATCTTTGTCGTTTCCAGAGCCACCATCGGTATCTGGAACCATCCACAGATAGCCAGAAAATTCACCAGGGACTGGGATACGGCGGACAAATGGAGCCTTGATGAACTGGAGAAACTGGTACCCCAGCAATTGCTGGTTGATTATGTTAACCCAGCCCCAACAAGAAAACAGTGA
- a CDS encoding TldD/PmbA family protein has product MKRDQIEEALKGHDAEYIEVRFEENKATSIRYRGKELEEVSQPTSSGGNVRALVKGGWGFVSFNDQGSLREKVKLAVKQARLVGKGVTRFASVAPVVDSLEEAAERDCTAIPLVEKKRLADEYNEIILSTPKVETSVVGYRDRLRKAIFANSEGSYIEQKNSDLSLRVSAMAREGGDIQQAGLSVGSRGDFTQVEGLHEQVREIAHRAVELLSAPQVQSGEYCVVLDPILAGVFTHEAFGHLSEADFTYENERMREIMVLGRRFGGEHLNIVDGAAVPGLRGSYKYDDEGVPASRTYLIKEGVLVGRLHSRETAAKMEEPTTGNARAIDYHYPPIVRMTNTFIEPQKLSFGEIIGDIKEGIYVKNWYGGTTSMEMFTFSAGEAYFIRQGRVAELLRSVVLTGNIFTTLQNIDAIGNDLQMNQGGGCGKGGQSPLPVSNGSPHIRIQHCLIGGA; this is encoded by the coding sequence TTGAAGAGAGATCAAATTGAAGAAGCCTTGAAGGGGCATGATGCCGAGTATATTGAGGTGCGTTTTGAGGAGAACAAGGCGACCAGTATACGGTATCGTGGAAAGGAGCTGGAGGAGGTCAGTCAGCCCACCAGTTCCGGGGGCAATGTAAGGGCATTGGTCAAAGGGGGATGGGGTTTTGTCAGCTTCAATGATCAAGGCAGCTTGCGGGAGAAGGTGAAGCTGGCTGTGAAACAGGCGAGATTGGTGGGGAAAGGCGTTACTAGGTTTGCTTCAGTGGCTCCGGTGGTGGATTCCCTGGAAGAGGCAGCGGAAAGGGACTGCACTGCTATCCCTCTGGTTGAAAAGAAGCGTCTGGCTGACGAATACAATGAGATTATCCTGAGTACTCCGAAGGTGGAGACCTCGGTGGTGGGCTACAGGGACAGACTGAGGAAAGCCATATTTGCCAATTCGGAAGGAAGTTACATCGAGCAGAAGAACAGCGATCTCTCCCTTCGCGTTAGTGCAATGGCACGGGAAGGGGGTGACATACAGCAGGCAGGTCTGAGCGTAGGAAGCAGGGGTGATTTTACCCAAGTCGAGGGGCTGCATGAGCAGGTGAGAGAGATAGCACATCGAGCGGTGGAACTTCTCTCTGCCCCTCAAGTGCAGAGCGGAGAGTACTGTGTGGTTCTCGATCCCATTCTGGCTGGTGTGTTCACCCACGAGGCGTTTGGGCATTTGTCTGAGGCAGACTTTACCTATGAGAATGAGCGGATGAGAGAGATCATGGTGCTGGGACGGAGGTTCGGTGGGGAGCATCTCAATATTGTCGATGGTGCTGCTGTTCCCGGCTTGAGGGGGAGCTATAAGTATGATGACGAAGGCGTGCCTGCATCCAGAACCTATCTGATCAAGGAAGGGGTGCTGGTAGGGAGGCTTCACTCCCGTGAAACAGCGGCCAAGATGGAAGAACCAACCACAGGAAATGCCAGGGCAATAGACTATCATTATCCTCCTATTGTGCGCATGACGAATACTTTTATTGAGCCGCAGAAGCTCTCATTTGGTGAGATAATCGGTGACATTAAAGAAGGAATATACGTTAAGAACTGGTACGGCGGGACCACCAGTATGGAGATGTTTACATTCTCGGCTGGCGAAGCATACTTTATCCGGCAGGGTAGGGTGGCGGAACTGCTGCGCTCTGTAGTACTCACCGGCAACATATTCACCACTCTCCAAAACATAGATGCCATTGGCAATGACCTGCAGATGAACCAGGGTGGGGGTTGTGGGAAGGGAGGGCAAAGTCCGTTGCCGGTGTCCAATGGCAGCCCTCACATTCGGATTCAGCATTGTCTGATAGGTGGGGCGTGA
- a CDS encoding SDR family NAD(P)-dependent oxidoreductase, protein MADRLKGKNAVVTGAGSGIGKAVSLALAKEGANIVACDLGGAIDGKGASTSPADQTANECKQLGVQAIPQYGSVADFKAAEAMIKACVTTFGRIDILVNVAGIDRAKMLWNLSEEDWDVVISVHLKGTFNMIRHAAPLMREQKYGRIVNTISEAFVGTVGHCNYGAAKGGIASLTYAAAWELGKYGVTCNAICPRAATRMTMGPDVLAGYKKRVESGLWTKERYDEVTHVATADYLAAIPTYLASEAAGHVNGCIFGSAGAFFSYWAPAKESAIYNRDWDNYGPWTVGEVEKCMPNLLKGYVNPAPPEKEDKKK, encoded by the coding sequence ATGGCTGATAGACTAAAGGGTAAGAATGCAGTTGTAACCGGCGCCGGCAGCGGCATCGGAAAGGCGGTATCCCTAGCATTGGCCAAGGAGGGCGCCAACATAGTGGCGTGCGACTTGGGCGGCGCAATCGACGGCAAGGGCGCCAGCACGTCCCCGGCCGACCAGACCGCCAATGAGTGCAAGCAGCTCGGTGTCCAGGCAATTCCCCAGTACGGCAGCGTGGCGGACTTCAAGGCCGCCGAAGCCATGATCAAGGCCTGCGTCACTACCTTTGGCAGGATTGACATCCTGGTCAATGTTGCCGGCATTGACAGGGCCAAGATGCTCTGGAACCTGTCCGAAGAGGACTGGGATGTGGTGATATCTGTCCATCTTAAAGGGACCTTCAACATGATCCGGCATGCGGCTCCATTGATGAGAGAGCAGAAATATGGCCGGATAGTGAACACCATTTCCGAAGCCTTTGTGGGAACGGTCGGCCACTGCAACTATGGCGCGGCCAAGGGCGGCATCGCCAGCCTGACCTATGCCGCCGCCTGGGAGCTCGGCAAGTACGGCGTGACCTGCAACGCCATCTGCCCTAGAGCCGCTACCAGAATGACGATGGGACCAGATGTACTGGCGGGCTATAAGAAGAGAGTCGAGTCCGGTCTCTGGACCAAAGAGCGATACGACGAAGTGACCCATGTGGCCACGGCTGACTATCTGGCCGCCATCCCAACATACCTGGCCAGCGAAGCCGCCGGCCATGTCAACGGGTGTATTTTCGGCAGTGCCGGGGCTTTCTTCTCCTACTGGGCACCTGCAAAGGAGAGTGCCATATACAACAGAGACTGGGACAACTACGGGCCTTGGACAGTGGGCGAGGTCGAGAAGTGCATGCCCAACCTGCTGAAGGGCTACGTCAACCCGGCTCCACCAGAGAAAGAAGACAAGAAGAAGTAA
- a CDS encoding GNAT family N-acetyltransferase yields the protein MIKGGKVILREKRLEDSWNDYAWKSDPDLAGLDATLPLDLPFSMYLLSYAEELNHNDGRGYTYAIETLEGKHIGNCSYYNIDRDKGEAELGIIIGDTAYWNAGYGTDAATALVNYVFEKEGLKRMYLHTLVRNSRAQKCFQKCGFVPCGCVARSGYDFILMEMKKPKASADRDSAGGLDSPV from the coding sequence ATGATAAAGGGCGGCAAAGTAATACTTCGTGAGAAAAGGTTGGAGGACTCCTGGAACGATTATGCGTGGAAGAGTGACCCTGATCTGGCTGGGCTTGATGCTACTTTACCCCTGGATCTACCCTTCTCGATGTACTTGCTCAGCTATGCTGAAGAGTTGAACCATAATGATGGGAGGGGGTATACCTACGCTATTGAGACGCTTGAAGGCAAACATATTGGCAATTGCAGCTACTATAATATTGACCGAGACAAAGGCGAAGCTGAACTGGGTATCATTATCGGAGACACAGCATATTGGAATGCAGGGTATGGTACCGATGCAGCAACTGCTCTGGTGAACTATGTTTTTGAGAAAGAAGGCTTGAAGAGGATGTACCTCCATACCCTGGTGAGAAACAGCAGGGCGCAGAAATGCTTTCAGAAATGCGGATTTGTCCCCTGTGGATGTGTAGCCAGGTCAGGATATGATTTTATTCTTATGGAGATGAAGAAACCGAAAGCTTCTGCTGATAGAGACTCGGCTGGTGGTTTGGATAGTCCCGTCTAG
- a CDS encoding metallopeptidase TldD-related protein — protein MNDFSKLRLEEILSLAKKSAQEAEVFLSTFDETPVIFEANRLKQLQTNQGMLVALRIVKEGRIGFSTATALDDIVSLVNRAVEVAQFGTMARFELPSRQIYPQIAMYDPETETFDIEEMVELGEALISQVRGHTPDLLCDASLGKGTVSVCILNSREGEAAFRRSFFGVGLEGNLIRDTDMLFVGDSESSCHPVKDMEKVARSVVNQLELAKRRAAVSTGHLPVIFTPHGVVSAMIAPLTVAFNGRVVLQGVSPLVGKKGKKVFDEKLSLWDDATLAYRPRSRPCDDEGVTSRRMPLIDGGVVKSFLYDLQTAGLAGVESTGSGDRVGAGLPAPSISSLVLETGDVSFEDMVRDVKEGLVVEQLMGATQTNVVAGDFSGNVLLGYKVERGEIVGRVKDTVVSGNIYKALGENVAVGREARWVGAVLAPAVFCSDLAVGSKG, from the coding sequence ATGAACGATTTTTCAAAGCTTCGACTTGAAGAGATTCTTTCACTGGCAAAGAAAAGCGCCCAAGAGGCAGAGGTTTTCCTGAGCACCTTCGATGAGACCCCTGTTATCTTTGAGGCAAATCGTCTGAAGCAGTTACAGACGAACCAGGGTATGCTGGTTGCGCTTCGTATTGTGAAAGAGGGGAGGATCGGATTTTCTACTGCCACTGCACTTGATGACATTGTCTCACTGGTCAATCGGGCGGTAGAGGTGGCTCAATTTGGTACGATGGCCAGATTTGAGCTGCCATCCAGGCAGATCTATCCTCAGATAGCGATGTATGACCCTGAGACAGAAACGTTCGATATAGAGGAAATGGTTGAACTGGGTGAAGCGCTCATATCCCAGGTGCGCGGGCATACTCCGGATCTACTGTGTGATGCAAGCCTGGGCAAAGGCACGGTTTCGGTGTGTATCCTGAATTCCCGGGAGGGAGAAGCGGCTTTCAGGCGAAGCTTCTTTGGCGTAGGACTGGAGGGCAACCTGATCAGGGATACTGATATGCTGTTTGTTGGCGATAGTGAGAGCTCCTGTCATCCGGTCAAAGACATGGAGAAGGTGGCCCGTTCAGTGGTGAACCAGCTGGAGCTGGCCAAGAGGCGGGCTGCGGTATCAACCGGACACCTGCCTGTAATCTTCACTCCGCATGGGGTAGTCAGTGCCATGATTGCTCCCTTGACCGTAGCTTTCAACGGGCGGGTGGTTCTGCAGGGAGTCTCGCCATTAGTGGGCAAGAAGGGGAAGAAGGTTTTCGATGAGAAGCTGTCTTTGTGGGATGATGCTACGCTGGCTTATCGTCCCAGAAGTCGTCCGTGTGACGATGAAGGGGTAACCAGCCGCCGCATGCCTCTTATTGATGGTGGTGTAGTGAAGAGTTTTTTGTATGATTTGCAGACCGCTGGCTTAGCTGGTGTTGAGAGCACAGGAAGTGGCGACAGGGTTGGTGCCGGATTACCTGCTCCCTCGATAAGCAGCCTGGTTCTTGAGACGGGGGATGTCAGTTTTGAAGACATGGTTCGAGATGTGAAGGAGGGGCTGGTAGTAGAGCAGCTCATGGGTGCTACGCAGACCAATGTCGTTGCGGGCGATTTTAGCGGCAATGTTCTCCTGGGATATAAGGTGGAGAGGGGAGAAATAGTAGGCCGTGTGAAGGATACGGTTGTTTCAGGTAATATTTATAAGGCGCTGGGTGAGAACGTTGCAGTCGGGAGGGAGGCGAGGTGGGTTGGAGCAGTTCTTGCCCCAGCGGTTTTCTGTTCCGACCTGGCTGTGGGAAGTAAGGGATGA
- a CDS encoding SDR family oxidoreductase, producing the protein MGDKLKGRNAVVTGAGRGIGKAVAMALAEEGANVVVCDLGVAVDGTGTDQNPANETVQECKKFGVKAIAQYGDVSSFKDAEAAIKACVDNFGRIDILCNIAGIDKPKMIWNMTEQEWDQVVGVHLKGTFNFIRHAAPLMRDQKYGRIINCVSEAFIGGPSHLNYAAAKGGIATLTYGGARELGRSGVTVNSICPRAWTRMTADDKVIEGIKKRIAAGLMPADQLDKMMNELADPSYFATFVAYLASDAAANVNGQIFFVSGIELGHWSQPQITTKVSRDWKKEGKWRFEEIEKLVPQKLLVGYVNPAPPQPEDKEKKK; encoded by the coding sequence ATGGGTGATAAGCTGAAGGGAAGGAACGCAGTTGTCACTGGTGCCGGTAGAGGAATCGGCAAGGCAGTAGCCATGGCGCTGGCTGAGGAAGGTGCCAATGTCGTGGTCTGTGACCTCGGAGTAGCCGTGGATGGGACAGGAACTGACCAGAATCCCGCGAATGAAACGGTGCAGGAATGCAAGAAGTTCGGCGTGAAGGCCATAGCACAATATGGCGACGTATCCAGCTTCAAGGACGCCGAGGCAGCTATCAAAGCCTGCGTGGATAACTTCGGCAGGATAGACATCCTGTGCAATATCGCTGGAATCGACAAGCCCAAAATGATCTGGAACATGACCGAACAGGAATGGGACCAGGTTGTCGGTGTCCACCTCAAGGGAACGTTCAATTTTATCAGGCACGCTGCTCCCCTCATGAGGGATCAGAAATACGGGAGAATCATAAACTGCGTATCCGAGGCATTTATAGGCGGCCCGAGCCACCTGAACTACGCCGCAGCTAAGGGAGGCATTGCCACCTTGACCTACGGTGGAGCCCGCGAGTTGGGCAGATCAGGTGTGACTGTCAACTCAATCTGTCCTCGAGCATGGACCAGGATGACCGCCGACGATAAAGTGATCGAAGGCATTAAGAAAAGAATCGCTGCCGGGCTGATGCCAGCGGACCAGCTTGACAAGATGATGAATGAGCTGGCTGATCCTTCATACTTTGCCACCTTCGTCGCCTACCTGGCCAGCGATGCCGCCGCCAACGTGAACGGCCAGATATTCTTCGTCTCTGGAATTGAGCTGGGGCACTGGAGCCAGCCACAAATAACAACCAAGGTAAGCAGGGACTGGAAGAAGGAAGGCAAGTGGCGGTTCGAAGAGATAGAGAAGCTTGTACCCCAGAAACTGCTGGTTGGTTATGTCAACCCGGCTCCACCACAACCAGAGGATAAAGAGAAGAAAAAATAG